Genomic DNA from Bacteroides zhangwenhongii:
GAGCTGTCTGCCGACATGGTCCGCACCAGTCGGCATAGAGGTCAATAATGGCGGGCTTGTCGCCTTTGTATTTCCACTCCTTTGATTTCTCATAATCGAAGACGTCTTTCAGAAACATTTCCTTGTTCATTACGACGACTTCACCGTTACCTGTTACTTCCTTTTTACCTTGATTGGTTTCAGCTTTGGCATTGAAAGCGTATATAATCACGCTTACCATGACGAAAGCTACCATTGCTAATACTTTCTTCATTCGTTATTTTATCTTTTATGTATAATGTTTCTCAATTACCCCTTGCAGTTCGCTACTGTGGATTACACCTGAATGTCTCCAGACAGCTTCTCCATCTTTGAACAGTATAAAGGTCGGTACTGCTTGTATACGGTATTTTGTAGCCAGCTCTTCATGTTGGTCAACGTCTATCTTTACAATACGCGCTTTATCACCTACGTTCTGTTTCACTTCTTCCAAAACAGGTTTCATCGCTTTACAGGGTCCACACCATTCCGCAAAAAAATCTACTAAAACCGGCATCGGCAACTTTATTAAATCTTCAAACTTTTCCATAAATCTTTCCTTTCTTAAAATTAACTGTCAGTCATTGAAGACTGCAAATATAAATTCTGTTTTATATATAACGGAAAATTTCTGTTTTTGTTCAATTTTGCCGGAAGATATACTTCGAACCGTTTTTATTCCTCAATAGTCAATTCATCAATGATGTGGGAAGCTCCCGCATATTTATCTATAATAAAGAGTGTATAACGAATGTCGACACAGGCTGCGCGCTGTGATGACGGGCGGAAAGCAATGTCGCCCGTCAATCCTTCAAAGTTACGGTCGAAAGCTGTTCCTACCAGCTGACCTTTGCCGTTGAAGACTGGGCTGCCGGAGTTTCCTCCCGTATTGTCGGTGTTTACAATAAAGCAAACGGGCATTTCACCATTCTTACCGTAACGCCCATAATCCTTGGCTGTGTATAACTCCTTCAATTTCTGAGGAACTACAAATTCCCAATTGCCTTGATCTTCTTTTTCCATCACTCCTTTGAGGGTTGTGTGAGCGTCATAAACAGCTCCGTCGAACGGTTCGTAAGAAAGTACCTGACCATAGGTTAGCCGTAAAGTTGAATTTGCGTCCGGATAAATAGGAATTCCCTTATCTTTTCTCATATCCATCATACCTTTTACCCATACTTTGTGGGCTGCATCGTAATTCTGATTCGCTTCCTTCATGGCGATAGCGGTTTTCAGTATACCGTCGGTAATGGAGTATTTGAATAATATCATCCAGTCATATCCTATCTTATATAGGCTTGGCTTTTTGATGAACTTCTCAAAGTTTTTGGGATTACCGAAGATGGAATGTTCGAAACATTCGTCGATAAATGCATCTATACTTCCTTTGAAGCGTGAATTGATGATTTCAAAGATATTGATCCGTTGTTCTGCCGGAATATAATTAGCATAGGTTTTCAACATTTCTTTTCCCACCATCCGTTCTACTTCGGGGAAAGGAACAGATGCGAAGTATTTTTCACCTTCCTTTTTCAGTTTTTGAGTCGCTTCTTTTATATGCCCCTTGTCTTTCGATTTCAAGGCAGCTACCAATTCCATAGTGGAAGGAATACGCATGAAGTCAAGAGCTGTCACTAATGCTTCATTCAAGGCTTGTTGATGGTAGAGCGCATCACGACGATGAGCTACAATGGAACGGATTTCATCGAATGCTTTTTGGTAAGAGTCATCTCCTTTTTCACGACCGCGTGCCAGGAGTTCTTCTTGTTGTGCACGCTTGGTATCTAAAACCTTGAGCCGTACCAAACCTTCGTTCATACCAATTGCATTTTTCCAATAGTTGGCAGATGACGCATATTTGCTGGCATAATGAATACGTACGGCAGGATCTTTAAGCATTTGCTCCATAAGTACCTTTTGACGTGCTCCACGTACATGTTGGCGCATGAAATTGGTTGTTTGCATCCGTTCCTCCACTTCATCGGAAATCATGTATCGCCAGTTACGTCCCGGAAATCCCATGACAAAGGTAAAATCACCTTCTTGTACACCGGCCAGACTGATGCTGAGATGCTTCTTCACTTTTAACGGTACATTGTCTTTCGAATAGGCTGCCGGTTTTCCGTTCCTGTCCGCATAAATGCGGAACAGCGAAAAGTCACCCGTATGGCGCGGCCACATCCAGTTGTCGGTATCTGCTCCGAACTTTCCAATGGAAGAAGGAGGGGCACCGACCATACGGATATCACTATACACGGTTTTTATGAACATATAATATTTGTTCCCGCCGTAAAAGGCTTTGAGCTCCAGTTTGGTAGCGGGAGTAACTTCTATGTTCTCGGCTTTGGCAAACCGTTCCGCTACTTTACTAAGATAGCCGGGGGACAGGTAATTGATTCCGTCAGGATCCGGATCTTTTTTCAACTGCTCGTTGACGTAATCCGTCACATCAAGAATCCGATCGATATAAGTAACGGTCAGTCCCGGAGTAGGGAGCTCCGCATCGCGGTTCATCGCCCAAAAGCCTTCTGTCAGATAGTCGTGCTCCACGTTGCTGTGTTGCTGGATGGCTCCGTAACCACAGTGGTGGTTAGTCAGTACCAATCCTTCGGAAGAGATAACCTCTCCCGTGCATCCTCCTCCGAAGTGTACGACTGCATCTTTCAAAGAAAGACCGTTGGAATTGTAAACCTCTTCAATAGGAATCTCAAGTCCAAGCTCGCGCATGGCAACTTCATTCTGTGTTTTCAAGTCGGTCAGCATCCACATACCTTCGTCGGCGTAGATACTGAGCGTTGCCAATGAAAAGACTGCAAATAGGATTTGTTTTTTCATTTATTCTACAATTGTCATTTCGTTTATCAGATGTCCGCAGTTTCCTAATTTCTCCAAGATGAACAGGACATAGCGGATATCCAGATTGATGCAACGTTGCAGGTTGTTGTCAAAGTTGATATCACCACTCAGCGATTCCCAGTTTCCATCGAATGCACAACCGATCAGTTCTCCGTTCTCATTCAGAACCGGACTGCCTGAATTACCTCCGGTGATGTCATTGGTTGAAAGGAAGCAAACCGGCATATCACCGTTCGGCAAAGCATAACGGCCGTAGTCCTTTTTCTCTATCAGCTCTTTCAACTTGGCAGGTACGACAAACTCACGATCTTCCGGATTTTCCTTTTCCAGAATACCCTTGGTAGTAGTGTAGTAGTTATAGTGTACACCGTCTTTCGGGTCGTAAGGTTTCACGTTACCGTAAGTCAGGCGGATTGTAAAGTTCGCATCCGGATAAGAAGGAACAGGTAATTTCATTTCACCCAAACCGCGGATGTAGGTTTTGTGTAATAAGGCCAATTCCTTGTCCATATCCTTCAACTGTCCTATGAGTTGTTCGAGTAAATCATATTTGGACTGGCAATATTGCAAAGCCAGGTCGTTATCAATAGCTTTTACGGTCGGTTTCTTGATAAACTTCTCGAAGTTTGCACGATTGGCAAAAATGGAATTGTCATACATATCATCGATAAATTTATTATAGTCGCCTTTATATTTCTGTTCGATAAGTTTGTAGATAGACGGACGTTGCTCTGCCGGAATCATTTCCGCATAAAGAGGGAACAATGCTTTGGCCACCTTACGGTCTACTTCGTGGTCATAGTCTTTGTTATGAATCTCATCATATGTCTCTTTCAGAGCTTCGATACGTACTTTAATCAAAGAATCGTTCTTTTCTACCAATGCTTCCCGAGTTTTGGACAGCAGGGTATTTCCGAACTCGATACCTCCGAAGAACGTTTCTCTTAAACAAGTGAACTGATAGTTGAGAGGGGCTGTCTTGGCTACCAAGTCATCTATCTTCTTCACTACCTCCGCATAATCGGTATTGTTCTGCTTTCTGGCAAATTCAGCGAATTTGGCTTCCTGTGCCGCTTTTGTGCCCAGTACATCATTATCGATAATTGCCTTGTTCATTCCGATGGAATTTTTCCAATAGTTGCTGGAACCTGCATATTTGTTGGCATATTGGATACGGATCTTGTCACTGGCGTTCATTACTTCTTTCAAAACAGCCAGACGGGCTCCACGAATGCGGATGCGCGGCTCGTTTTCCGATTCCATGCGTTCTTTTACTTCCGATACAGTCAGATAACGGCTTGTACTTCCGGGAAATCCCATAATCATGGCATAGTCTCCTTCTTTCAAGCCCTTGATAGAAATAGGCAAATGTTTTTTTGTTTTCAAAGGAGTATTGCTTGCACTGTATTCTGCCGGTTCTCCGTTGGCATCCGCATAAATACGGAACATAGAGAAGTCACCGGTATGACGGGGCCACATCCAGTTATCTGTTTCTCCGCCAAACTTACCGATAGAAGAAGGAGGAGCTGCCACCATACGCACATCCGGGTATACTTTCTTATAGAACATATAGAATTTATTTCCGGCATAGAATGGGAGTGCTTGCGGTACGATTCCTTTCTTATCTTTCAGATCACTTTTTGCATACAGCTCTTCTGCCAGTTTCTGGAGAAATGCACCGCTGAATGATTCAGTCTCTGTGATTTCTTTAGCTGCAATCTTAGCATTGACAATATCAGTGATATCTTCGATACGTTCGATAAATGTAAATTTCAATCCCGGAGTAGGAAGTTCCATCTCTCTGGAAGTAGCCCAGAAACCATCCGTCAGATAATCGTGTTCAACGCTGCTATGTTGTTGGATGGAAGCATATCCGCAATGGTGATTGGTCAGGATCAATCCTTCCGGTGAGATAATCTCTCCGGTACAGCCTCCTCCGAAGATACCGACAGCGTCTTTTAGGGAAACTCCATGTGGGTTATATAAATCTTGCGCTTCCAGTTTCAAGCCTTGTTTTTTCATCATGTCTATGGAATGCTGCTGTTGCATTAGCTGCAATAGCCACATACCTTCATCCGCTTTAGCGGAACATACGATTAGCGCAGTCAGCGCCAATAAATAAAGTTTTAGTCTATTCATTCTTTAATGCTGATAATTAAAATATTTATGATTCTATTTTGTCTTTTCCACTCTCAACTCTCCACTTTCCACTCTCCACTTCTCAAAGCTTCCATGATATTGGCAGGTGGACGTTGGTTCATTAATTCATTCTTCATGAAATCCATATAAGGCGCTACGTGCTTAAAGAATTGGTAATATCCTTTGCACAGATAATTCAAGCCGGGTTCGCCTTCCGATGTACGGCTGAAGCGATTCTTCGGACATTCTCCGTTGCAGGCAAACAGGAATTCGCATTCCTTGCACTGTGTGGGGAGAGATTGGTATTTCATGTTGCCGAAGTGATGTTGGCGTTCACTGTGCATCATTTCCACCAATGTCTGATTATAGATGTTTCCCAGTTTATATTCGGGGAAAACGAAGTGGTCGCATGAATATACATCACCGTTGAATTCCATAACACCGGCGTGTCCACAAGTTTTTGCCATCGTACATATTCCCGGCTGTTCACCCATCCAGTTTGCCAGCGTAGAGTCGAATATTTGTATGTAGTAGTTGCCTACGTCTTCTTTCACCCATTCGTCAAAAAGAGTACACAGGAAATTGCCCCATTGCTCCGGAGTGACGGAGAAATCGGCCAATTTTCCTTCCTTGTCTTCGGCAAGAGAGGCGAGATGCCGTCCGTCTTGATGCGGAAGAATACGTTCGACGATAGGGGCAAACTGTATATAATGACAATCTATCTCTTTGAAAAAGTGATAGAAGTCCAGCGGATAGTCAGCGTTAAAGTCATTGACAACGGCCATTGCATTCCATTCTACATTGTGTTTTTTCAGCAGATTGATACCCTGCATCACTTTCACGAAGGAAGGTTTGCCCATTTTGTTTTTACGGTATTCGTCATGAAACTCCTGTGGGCCGTCGATGGAAACTCCTACCAGCCAATTGTTGTCGTGAAAGAACTGGCACCATTCGTCGGTGAGCATTGTTCCGTTCGTCTGAATACAGTTGTCGATGGTACGTCCGCGAGCATATTTCTTTTGCAACTCCATAGCCTTCTTATAGAAAGAAAGCGGACGCATCAGCGTTTCACCCCCGTGCCAGGTGAAGAGCACCTGCGGCATGGTTTGTGAGTTAATATACTCGTCGATGAATTTTTCCAATAGTTCATCGCTCATTACGTGTTTCGGGTTTTCTTTGTATAGATTCGCCTTTTCCAAATAGTAGCAATAGTCGCAGGCTAGGTTGCATACGGCACCCACCGGCTTTACCATCACATAAAGCGGTTTGGCAAAAGGGGCATAAGTTGATGTTTTCATAACCGCAAAATTAGGTAAACTAAATGAAAAAAAAAGCCTTCTCCGTATGTTTATAAGGATTATTAAAGAAAAGAGACTTACAAGATTTAAATATTGATAAAATGTTTCTCTGAAAAATGAATCGGTTGTACCTTTGCACGCAGAATCAAATGAATAGACGAACGTGAATAAACTTTTACCTTTATTGTTTTTGCTCCCGTTTCTGGCTTCCTGCACTAATAAGTACAAGATCGAAGGAACATCTTCAGTGAATAGTCTGGATGGAAAAATGCTGTATCTTAAGTCCTTGCGTGATGGTGAATGGGTGAAACTGGATTCTGCTGAGGTGGCGCACGGTCTGTTCTCCATGAAAGGCAAAGTCGATTCCGTACAGATGGTGACACTTTATATGGATGATGAAAGCATCATGCCGATTGTGCTGGAAAATGGAAAAATCAAGGTAAACATCAGTAATTCGGATATCAAAGCGGTGGGTACTCCTTTGAATACGGCACTATACGAGTTTATTGAGAAAAGAAACCGACTGGAGGAAAGTATCGGAGAGTTGGAACAGAAAGAAACCCGTATGGTGATGGACGGAGGTGATTTGGATGAGATTCATTCACAATTGGCAGTGGAAGGAGATTCGCTGATGAAAGAGATGAATCAATATGTGAAAACTTTCATTTCCACCAACTACGAAAATGTGTTGGGACCCAATGTGTTTATCATGCTTTGCAGTTCGTTGCCTTATCCTATTATGACTCCGCAGATAGATGACATCATAAAAGACGCTCCTTATTCTTTTAAAAGCAATAAGCTGGTAAGAGAGTTCCTTTCGAAGGCGAAAGAGAATATGAAACTGATAGAAGAGCACAAGCGTCTGGAAGAAAATGCTTCGGTAAAGAAGTGAATATAACTTCTCTATTACCGGTCTTGATCTTCGTTCTTTATCATTCCCTTATATTTCTCCGGTAAGGCACTTTCAACGGCAGCGTATGCTTCCGCCATAGTCGCTTTGATATTTTCCATACCTTTTCCTTTAGGCGGAATAGGCTCATGAATCGT
This window encodes:
- a CDS encoding thioredoxin domain-containing protein — translated: MKKVLAMVAFVMVSVIIYAFNAKAETNQGKKEVTGNGEVVVMNKEMFLKDVFDYEKSKEWKYKGDKPAIIDLYADWCGPCRQTAPIMKELAKEYAGKIIIYKVNVDKQKELAALFNATSIPLFVFIPMKGDPQLFRGAADKATYKKAIDEFLLK
- the trxA gene encoding thioredoxin yields the protein MEKFEDLIKLPMPVLVDFFAEWCGPCKAMKPVLEEVKQNVGDKARIVKIDVDQHEELATKYRIQAVPTFILFKDGEAVWRHSGVIHSSELQGVIEKHYT
- a CDS encoding S46 family peptidase gives rise to the protein MKKQILFAVFSLATLSIYADEGMWMLTDLKTQNEVAMRELGLEIPIEEVYNSNGLSLKDAVVHFGGGCTGEVISSEGLVLTNHHCGYGAIQQHSNVEHDYLTEGFWAMNRDAELPTPGLTVTYIDRILDVTDYVNEQLKKDPDPDGINYLSPGYLSKVAERFAKAENIEVTPATKLELKAFYGGNKYYMFIKTVYSDIRMVGAPPSSIGKFGADTDNWMWPRHTGDFSLFRIYADRNGKPAAYSKDNVPLKVKKHLSISLAGVQEGDFTFVMGFPGRNWRYMISDEVEERMQTTNFMRQHVRGARQKVLMEQMLKDPAVRIHYASKYASSANYWKNAIGMNEGLVRLKVLDTKRAQQEELLARGREKGDDSYQKAFDEIRSIVAHRRDALYHQQALNEALVTALDFMRIPSTMELVAALKSKDKGHIKEATQKLKKEGEKYFASVPFPEVERMVGKEMLKTYANYIPAEQRINIFEIINSRFKGSIDAFIDECFEHSIFGNPKNFEKFIKKPSLYKIGYDWMILFKYSITDGILKTAIAMKEANQNYDAAHKVWVKGMMDMRKDKGIPIYPDANSTLRLTYGQVLSYEPFDGAVYDAHTTLKGVMEKEDQGNWEFVVPQKLKELYTAKDYGRYGKNGEMPVCFIVNTDNTGGNSGSPVFNGKGQLVGTAFDRNFEGLTGDIAFRPSSQRAACVDIRYTLFIIDKYAGASHIIDELTIEE
- a CDS encoding S46 family peptidase, translating into MNRLKLYLLALTALIVCSAKADEGMWLLQLMQQQHSIDMMKKQGLKLEAQDLYNPHGVSLKDAVGIFGGGCTGEIISPEGLILTNHHCGYASIQQHSSVEHDYLTDGFWATSREMELPTPGLKFTFIERIEDITDIVNAKIAAKEITETESFSGAFLQKLAEELYAKSDLKDKKGIVPQALPFYAGNKFYMFYKKVYPDVRMVAAPPSSIGKFGGETDNWMWPRHTGDFSMFRIYADANGEPAEYSASNTPLKTKKHLPISIKGLKEGDYAMIMGFPGSTSRYLTVSEVKERMESENEPRIRIRGARLAVLKEVMNASDKIRIQYANKYAGSSNYWKNSIGMNKAIIDNDVLGTKAAQEAKFAEFARKQNNTDYAEVVKKIDDLVAKTAPLNYQFTCLRETFFGGIEFGNTLLSKTREALVEKNDSLIKVRIEALKETYDEIHNKDYDHEVDRKVAKALFPLYAEMIPAEQRPSIYKLIEQKYKGDYNKFIDDMYDNSIFANRANFEKFIKKPTVKAIDNDLALQYCQSKYDLLEQLIGQLKDMDKELALLHKTYIRGLGEMKLPVPSYPDANFTIRLTYGNVKPYDPKDGVHYNYYTTTKGILEKENPEDREFVVPAKLKELIEKKDYGRYALPNGDMPVCFLSTNDITGGNSGSPVLNENGELIGCAFDGNWESLSGDINFDNNLQRCINLDIRYVLFILEKLGNCGHLINEMTIVE
- a CDS encoding anaerobic sulfatase-maturation protein; amino-acid sequence: MKTSTYAPFAKPLYVMVKPVGAVCNLACDYCYYLEKANLYKENPKHVMSDELLEKFIDEYINSQTMPQVLFTWHGGETLMRPLSFYKKAMELQKKYARGRTIDNCIQTNGTMLTDEWCQFFHDNNWLVGVSIDGPQEFHDEYRKNKMGKPSFVKVMQGINLLKKHNVEWNAMAVVNDFNADYPLDFYHFFKEIDCHYIQFAPIVERILPHQDGRHLASLAEDKEGKLADFSVTPEQWGNFLCTLFDEWVKEDVGNYYIQIFDSTLANWMGEQPGICTMAKTCGHAGVMEFNGDVYSCDHFVFPEYKLGNIYNQTLVEMMHSERQHHFGNMKYQSLPTQCKECEFLFACNGECPKNRFSRTSEGEPGLNYLCKGYYQFFKHVAPYMDFMKNELMNQRPPANIMEALRSGEWKVES
- a CDS encoding DUF4369 domain-containing protein yields the protein MNKLLPLLFLLPFLASCTNKYKIEGTSSVNSLDGKMLYLKSLRDGEWVKLDSAEVAHGLFSMKGKVDSVQMVTLYMDDESIMPIVLENGKIKVNISNSDIKAVGTPLNTALYEFIEKRNRLEESIGELEQKETRMVMDGGDLDEIHSQLAVEGDSLMKEMNQYVKTFISTNYENVLGPNVFIMLCSSLPYPIMTPQIDDIIKDAPYSFKSNKLVREFLSKAKENMKLIEEHKRLEENASVKK